GAGAAAATTAGTCATTTTAGAGCTTCCGAAACGAGTCATTATCCAGTAACTGTGCATGTTTATCATGATGAATTTCAACAATACCAGCAAAAAACAAAATTGATGGAGGACTTAGATGAATTATTAACTTTATTGAATGAAGATGAAAAAAGTAGAAAAGAAATCGAAAGTAATAATCGAGGATTGATGACGTATGTGACTTTAAATCCAGAGGATAACCGGTATTCTTTAAATACAGAAGTAATCAAAAAACGCATTGCGACAATGGGCACATTTGTACTATTATCCAACAGTAATCAAAGTTCACAAGAATGTTTACGGATATATCGAGACAAGGATATAGTTGAGAAGAAGTTTCAAACATTAAAGAATGATTTAGAGATGAGACGGTTGAGAACTCATGGGCAAGAGACGACAGAGGGGAAAATGTTTGTACAGTATTTAACGGTAGTCGTAGAGTCTTACCTGAGAGAGCAGATGCGGGGAACAAAATTAGATGAAAAATACACTCTTAAAGACTTACTGGAAGAAATTAAGAGCGTGTATACATATATCGATGGTGGTGGAAACTACACGCTGGCAGAGGTAACGAATAAACAAGCAAAGATTTTTGAACGCCTAGGTATTTTGCATCCTTCTTTCAGTATCCGTTAGCTAGGTATAATGGTACGGGAGTTTGGGATACTATGAAATGTTCGTGTTTTGATTGCGCTAAAAAGTGGATAATATCAAGGTTTATATAATCGAATGAATTTTTGTTAAACAATTATCGGCGGAAATAAGGGGAATATCTACCAACTCCAAAAGGTGTTTGCTATAATGTGTTTGAGAGAGATAACTAGGTGGGGACAGAATGGATTCATCTGGTAAACTAGCTCATAACAATTTTTTTGGAGGGAATTTTCTCATGACAAAAGTATGGCGTTATGTCGCTGTGTTAAGTTTAGTCGCAACATTATTTTCAGGTTTCTTTGCTACAACAGCAAGTGCGCAAGAAGAAATTGATACATTACGTTTAATGTTCGTTCCATCTCGTGACCCGGAAGATATTATTACGACCACTGAGCCATTAAAACAATTATTAATTGATGAATTGGCAAAGTTAGGTTTTAAAGTTGGAAAAGTCGACATTGCAGTAGGTACAAACTACGAAGCAGCAGGTGAAGCATTAGCGGCAGGAACAGCGGATGCTGGTTTTATTCCTGGAGGAACTTTTGTATTATATGAAGATGAAATGGAAGTACTTTTAACGTCAACACGTAAAGGGTTAAACAAAGATTCTGAAAATCCAGCTGATTGGAATGACGGCAAACCAACTGAGCGTTCAGAAGAACAAGTTACTTACTATAAAGGTTTAGTTATTGCTGGACCATCAGCTAAAGGGAAAGAATTAGCTAAAAAAATTAATGCTGGTGAAAAATTAACATGGGAAGATTTAGACAGTGCTAAATGGGCGGTAATGTCATCATCTTCTTCATCAGGATATATTTATCCATCGATTTGGTTGGGTAAACAATTTAAAGGCAAAACACTTTCTGATTTATCAAATGTTGTTCAAGCGGAATCATATGGTAGTGCAGTGGCTCGCTTAGCTGCTGAACAAGTAGATATTATTGTTGGTTACGGTGATTTACGTACTGATAATGCTGAAGACTGGACAAAAGAAATGGGACGTAAAGCATCCATTTGGGAAGAAACAAATGTTATCGGTGTTACACCAAATGTGTACAATGATACTGTATCAGCAAGTTTAGCCTCTGATATTATGACGCCAGAATTTAAAGAAGCATTAAAAACAGCGTTAATTAACATTGCGAAAACTGAAGAAGGTAAAAAAGTTATCGCAATCTACAGCCATGAAGGTTATCAACCAGCATCTGCAGAAGATTACGAAACAGAACGTGAAGCGCAACGCATTTTACGTGAACAAAATAACGGAAATTAATAACCGAATAAACAATATTCCTTAATGGGCTAGGGTAATTCCTAGCTCTTTTTGTATTGTATTCTGGTTTGTGCTCGGGCGACCTTAGCGACGTTCGCTGCCATCGTCTTCTCTGTGCGATATTTCGTACTCTAATGGTTCTAGAGTCAAGGTTTAGAGTGCAATCGGGCGTTTCAAGAACTCTGCGAAATGGCTGTCTGGTTAATCCAAGTAGATAGATGCACTTAGATTTTGGTGTGAAAAAATTTAGATTTACGATATAATACGGATGATAAGAAAATGTGGAGTAGCAAAATAGAATGAATATGTAATGTAGATTGGTGGAGTGCATTAAGGATAAATCAAGTTAAGGGGGATGTGTGATGGAGAGTAATTTTTACGAGGAAATAAAAAGTATTATTGTCAGTGCCAGAAATAAAGTTTACCAAACCGCAAATTTCGCCATGGTTGAAGCTTATTGGAATATTGGTAAAAAAATTATTGATGAACAAGGTGGTAAAGATACGGCGGAATACGGGCAAGGATTACTAAAAGCTTTGTCTAAACAGATGACAAAAGATTTTGGGAAAGGTTTTACCGTGGCAAATCTTAAAAATATGAGACAGTTTTATCTGACGTTTCCAAATGGCTACGCACTGCGTAGCGAATTGAGTTGGACGCATTACCGTAGCCTGATGCGAGTTGAAAATGACACCGCAAGAAATTTTTATTTAGAAGAAGCAATCAAATCTAACTGGAGTACAAGGCAACTGGATAGACAAATAAACAGCTTTTTCTATGAGCGATTATTATCTAGTCAGAATAAAGAAGCAGTCTCAAAAGAAATTAATCAATTAGAAAAAGGAAAAGCGCCGGAAGATATTATTAAAGACCCTTATGTCTTAGAGTTTTTGAATTTAGAACCTAATGTAGATTTCTATGAAAGTGATTTGGAGCAAGCATTAATTACTCATTTGCAGAAATTTCTTTTAGAATTAGGGACAGGTTTTTCGTTTGTAGCTAGACAAAAAAGATTTACCGTGGACGGCAGACATTTTAGGATAGATTTAGTGTTTTATAATTACATCTTAAAATGCTTTGTATTGATTGATTTGAAGATTGGTGATTTGACGCATCAAGATTTGGGGTAAACTAACAGTTTACAATCATGTATAAAATCCACGAAATTTTTCTGAATTTTATACATTGAGTAAATACGACAAATAGAAAGCCCTGCACATCAAGTGATTGGTGTGTATCATAACAAGAGTTAAACCGAGGAAGAACCTCAAGAGCCTACTCAACCACAACGTGGACGGAAACATCG
The genomic region above belongs to Aerococcaceae bacterium zg-1292 and contains:
- a CDS encoding DUF1016 family protein yields the protein MESNFYEEIKSIIVSARNKVYQTANFAMVEAYWNIGKKIIDEQGGKDTAEYGQGLLKALSKQMTKDFGKGFTVANLKNMRQFYLTFPNGYALRSELSWTHYRSLMRVENDTARNFYLEEAIKSNWSTRQLDRQINSFFYERLLSSQNKEAVSKEINQLEKGKAPEDIIKDPYVLEFLNLEPNVDFYESDLEQALITHLQKFLLELGTGFSFVARQKRFTVDGRHFRIDLVFYNYILKCFVLIDLKIGDLTHQDLG
- a CDS encoding PhnD/SsuA/transferrin family substrate-binding protein; protein product: MTKVWRYVAVLSLVATLFSGFFATTASAQEEIDTLRLMFVPSRDPEDIITTTEPLKQLLIDELAKLGFKVGKVDIAVGTNYEAAGEALAAGTADAGFIPGGTFVLYEDEMEVLLTSTRKGLNKDSENPADWNDGKPTERSEEQVTYYKGLVIAGPSAKGKELAKKINAGEKLTWEDLDSAKWAVMSSSSSSGYIYPSIWLGKQFKGKTLSDLSNVVQAESYGSAVARLAAEQVDIIVGYGDLRTDNAEDWTKEMGRKASIWEETNVIGVTPNVYNDTVSASLASDIMTPEFKEALKTALINIAKTEEGKKVIAIYSHEGYQPASAEDYETEREAQRILREQNNGN